In Anaerolineae bacterium, one DNA window encodes the following:
- a CDS encoding NUDIX hydrolase, with the protein MNLDAMRELRFARYCMRCGAATERRYLEHEGQERAVCPQCGWVHYPHLKVGAGVLIECGGRLLLLRRAHPPWPGAWNLPAGYVEIDEPPERAAAREAREETGLEVRIVRLVDARFFADDPRGNGLLLVYRAEVMGGQLRAADETDAVAFCAPDELPADLAGGAHDVVIRAWAAGKYAG; encoded by the coding sequence ATGAACCTGGACGCTATGCGCGAACTGCGCTTTGCCCGCTACTGTATGCGCTGCGGGGCGGCCACTGAGCGTCGCTACCTGGAGCACGAGGGGCAGGAGCGGGCCGTTTGTCCCCAATGCGGCTGGGTGCACTATCCTCATCTCAAAGTGGGGGCCGGTGTGCTCATTGAGTGTGGGGGGCGGCTGCTGCTCTTGCGACGGGCGCATCCGCCCTGGCCGGGGGCCTGGAACCTGCCGGCGGGCTATGTAGAAATTGACGAACCCCCGGAACGGGCCGCTGCCCGCGAGGCCCGTGAGGAAACCGGCCTGGAAGTGCGCATCGTGCGTCTGGTGGACGCCCGCTTCTTCGCCGATGATCCCCGGGGAAACGGGCTGCTGCTGGTCTACCGCGCTGAGGTGATGGGCGGCCAACTGCGCGCCGCCGACGAAACCGACGCCGTGGCTTTCTGCGCTCCTGACGAACTTCCCGCCGACCTGGCCGGTGGAGCCCATGATGTGGTCATCCGCGCCTGGGCGGCGGGGAAGTACGCCGGGTGA